In Pedobacter sp. SL55, the following proteins share a genomic window:
- a CDS encoding RidA family protein, with the protein MKKIIYTTNAPAPIGPYSQAIVANGFLFASGQIAINPENNELNNGTLEEETHQVMRNVKALLVESGYEFEHIIKTTIFLSDMSLFAEVNEIYGAYFKSDFPARETVAVKGLPKGVNVEISVTAYKA; encoded by the coding sequence ATGAAAAAAATTATCTATACCACCAATGCTCCAGCTCCAATTGGGCCTTACAGTCAAGCTATCGTAGCCAACGGTTTTCTATTTGCCTCTGGTCAAATTGCTATTAATCCAGAAAACAACGAACTTAACAATGGTACGCTAGAAGAAGAAACCCATCAAGTAATGCGCAACGTGAAAGCCTTATTGGTAGAGTCTGGTTATGAATTTGAACACATCATTAAAACTACTATATTCTTGTCTGATATGTCTTTGTTTGCTGAAGTAAACGAAATTTATGGGGCTTATTTTAAGAGCGATTTCCCAGCAAGAGAAACAGTTGCTGTTAAAGGCTTGCCAAAAGGCGTAAACGTAGAAATTTCTGTAACAGCATACAAAGCATAA
- a CDS encoding OmpA family protein, translating into MNYSTLKKSVAASLVALVGVSSLASAQDAPATSSSAKVFGGRGQYRTWSLGVNAGVLAPVVLTGGSNDFTNWDVNLGYGISLRKQLGHAFGLEGNVFRGKLSGTNEDAPGGARMGVREFETELAYSADLRGVVNVATVDFLRRENSVNFFVTAGYGVAAYRAALNGADPKNLGEVYGDNGDKKYIKEAYIPVGAGIKFKVSDRVSFNLAYTMNFVDGDNLNGVYSTTGSKDKFSYTSAGLEFSLGSKSKPNLDWVNPLAMMYDELKDPSLRQEVEALKNRVANVEKSVDDLKKDSDGDGVADMFDKEPNSAPGAVVDGSGRTIKFPETAAVTPASGVTGFEAIGFEFNSSVLKTESYPTLDKLSSVLRENGGKVTVNGHASSEGTAAYNMKLSKDRANSVKTYLVNSGVNASSVVTKGFGETMPIASNDTEEGRIQNRRVETTRN; encoded by the coding sequence ATGAATTATTCTACTTTAAAAAAGAGCGTTGCGGCTTCTTTAGTAGCATTAGTTGGAGTTTCTTCTCTAGCTAGCGCACAAGATGCTCCTGCAACCAGTTCTTCTGCCAAGGTATTTGGTGGTAGAGGACAGTACAGAACGTGGTCTCTAGGTGTTAATGCTGGTGTTTTAGCTCCAGTAGTATTAACAGGCGGATCAAACGATTTCACTAACTGGGATGTTAACTTAGGTTACGGTATTTCATTACGTAAACAATTAGGTCATGCTTTCGGTTTAGAAGGTAATGTATTCCGTGGTAAACTTTCTGGAACCAACGAAGATGCGCCAGGCGGTGCTAGAATGGGTGTTAGAGAGTTTGAAACTGAGCTTGCTTACTCTGCAGACTTAAGAGGTGTGGTTAACGTAGCTACTGTAGATTTCTTACGTCGTGAGAATTCTGTAAACTTCTTCGTAACTGCTGGTTACGGTGTTGCTGCTTACAGAGCTGCTTTAAACGGTGCTGATCCTAAAAACTTAGGAGAAGTTTATGGCGATAATGGAGACAAAAAATATATCAAAGAAGCTTACATCCCTGTAGGTGCTGGTATCAAATTTAAAGTTTCTGATCGCGTTTCTTTCAACTTAGCTTATACAATGAACTTTGTTGATGGCGATAACTTAAACGGTGTTTACTCAACTACTGGTTCTAAAGATAAGTTCTCTTATACTTCAGCTGGTTTAGAGTTCTCTTTAGGTTCTAAATCTAAACCAAACTTGGATTGGGTTAACCCATTAGCAATGATGTATGACGAATTGAAAGATCCTTCGTTACGTCAAGAAGTTGAAGCTTTGAAAAACCGTGTTGCTAACGTTGAAAAATCAGTTGATGATTTGAAAAAAGATAGCGATGGTGACGGTGTTGCTGATATGTTTGACAAAGAGCCTAATTCAGCTCCAGGTGCTGTAGTTGATGGTTCTGGTCGTACAATCAAGTTCCCAGAAACTGCTGCTGTAACTCCTGCTTCAGGTGTTACTGGTTTCGAAGCTATCGGTTTTGAATTCAACAGTTCAGTATTAAAAACAGAATCTTACCCAACTTTAGATAAATTATCTTCAGTATTGCGTGAAAACGGTGGTAAAGTGACAGTAAACGGTCACGCTTCTAGCGAAGGTACTGCTGCATACAACATGAAGTTATCTAAAGACAGAGCAAACTCTGTTAAAACTTACTTAGTAAACTCTGGCGTTAACGCTAGCAGTGTAGTTACTAAAGGTTTTGGCGAAACTATGCCTATCGCTTCTAACGATACAGAAGAAGGCCGTATCCAAAACCGTCGTGTTGAAACTACTAGAAACTAA
- the meaB gene encoding methylmalonyl Co-A mutase-associated GTPase MeaB — MVSTKIDIDWLKDQIECGSFMALARALTLVENDIAPSVDLLKNLNINRQIPVIGITGPPGAGKSTLVNAIAEEFAKNEKKVAILAVDPTSPFNYGSLLGDRIRMSKHFNNPNIYIRSVATRGSLGGISAKTIEMVDVLRAAAFDLIIVETVGVGQSEIEIAGLADKTILVLVPEAGDEIQHIKSGLMEIAQAFVVNKADRDGADAFANGLSKMVMEQHQQSPVFKTIADKSLGISDVCDWILHEETNKKDQKAHLLAEQAFKLIQHKKMRGLDKQELLRQIRVALDKGVFNLYVFIEDWI, encoded by the coding sequence ATGGTTTCTACAAAAATTGATATCGATTGGTTAAAAGATCAAATTGAATGCGGAAGTTTTATGGCTTTGGCCAGGGCTTTAACTTTGGTAGAAAACGACATTGCCCCCTCAGTAGATTTATTGAAAAACCTGAATATTAACAGACAGATTCCGGTAATTGGCATTACTGGGCCTCCCGGTGCAGGAAAAAGCACGTTGGTAAATGCCATTGCAGAAGAATTTGCCAAAAATGAGAAAAAAGTTGCCATACTTGCGGTAGATCCTACATCGCCATTTAATTATGGTTCTTTGTTGGGCGATAGGATCAGAATGTCCAAGCATTTCAATAATCCAAATATTTATATTCGTTCGGTAGCTACCAGAGGTTCGTTAGGTGGTATTTCTGCAAAAACCATTGAAATGGTTGATGTACTTAGAGCAGCAGCTTTTGATTTAATTATAGTAGAAACCGTTGGTGTTGGGCAATCAGAAATTGAAATAGCGGGCTTGGCAGACAAAACTATTTTGGTGCTTGTGCCAGAAGCTGGCGATGAAATTCAACACATTAAATCTGGATTAATGGAAATTGCACAAGCTTTTGTGGTAAACAAAGCGGATAGAGATGGGGCTGATGCCTTTGCAAATGGTTTAAGTAAAATGGTAATGGAGCAGCACCAACAAAGCCCAGTTTTTAAAACAATTGCAGATAAGAGCTTAGGTATTTCGGATGTTTGCGATTGGATTTTACATGAAGAAACCAACAAGAAAGACCAAAAAGCACATCTTTTAGCAGAACAAGCCTTTAAGTTAATTCAGCATAAAAAGATGCGTGGTTTGGATAAGCAAGAGCTGTTGCGCCAAATTAGAGTTGCATTGGATAAAGGTGTCTTTAATCTTTATGTGTTTATAGAAGATTGGATTTGA
- a CDS encoding ABC transporter ATP-binding protein, with translation MKIYFRLLSFAKPIEKFAIPYVIATVLSILFGTLNLALLSPLFETLLKAKQSNLIDNIPSDPSSSFDILGKFRDFVNESIANVGAETTLFYVCVTIVISVLMSNFFRYFSQRTMEDLRVHTLLKFRKKVFDNVMNLHVGFFSNEKKGDIISKVASDVQVVQYTVTNTLQVIFKEPVTLIVYIIMLLTISVKLTLFSLLVIPIAGFIISKIVKRLKKQAKEAHESFAKMIGFLDEALGGIKIIKAFNATERTKEKFNQENIFYSNLNRKMVRRQQLASPVSEFLGVLMVAIIVWYGGSLILHNDKNALAASDFIAYIAIFSQVMRPAKAIGNSFSGIHSGIAAGERVLELIDTKPELTDKDNAATLAGFNNAIVLKDVSFSYGDKQVLKNINIKVEKGKTVALVGPSGGGKSTLMDLIPRFHDPKSGSISIDGFNYTDLKVESIRAQMGIVNQESFLFNDTIFANIAYGKPNATEEEVINAAKIANAHDFIVNSEDGYLTNVGDRGNKLSGGQRQRICIARAVLANPPIMLLDEATSALDTESEKLVQNALNNLMQNRTSIVIAHRLSTIQHADKIVVIDRGEVAEEGSHSELLAKKGLYHRLIDMQTFNDLTK, from the coding sequence ATGAAAATATATTTTAGATTATTATCGTTTGCCAAACCGATTGAGAAGTTTGCCATTCCTTATGTGATTGCAACCGTGTTATCAATTTTATTTGGAACACTTAATCTCGCTTTGTTATCGCCTTTGTTCGAAACTTTGTTAAAAGCAAAACAATCCAACCTAATTGATAATATTCCTTCAGATCCGTCTTCTAGCTTTGATATTTTAGGGAAATTTAGAGATTTTGTAAATGAGTCTATTGCAAATGTAGGCGCAGAAACCACCTTATTTTATGTGTGCGTCACCATTGTGATTTCTGTGTTGATGTCTAACTTTTTCCGGTATTTTTCGCAAAGAACCATGGAAGATTTAAGGGTACACACGCTTCTAAAGTTTAGAAAAAAAGTGTTCGACAATGTAATGAACTTACACGTTGGTTTTTTTAGCAACGAAAAAAAAGGGGATATTATTTCTAAAGTAGCTTCTGATGTACAAGTGGTACAGTACACTGTAACCAACACGCTACAGGTAATTTTTAAAGAGCCGGTTACGCTAATTGTGTACATCATCATGCTTCTTACCATTTCAGTAAAACTGACTCTGTTTTCTTTACTGGTTATACCCATTGCCGGTTTTATCATTAGCAAAATTGTAAAACGATTAAAAAAACAGGCCAAAGAAGCACATGAATCTTTTGCCAAAATGATTGGCTTTTTAGATGAAGCGCTAGGCGGCATCAAGATCATCAAAGCATTTAACGCCACAGAAAGAACCAAAGAAAAATTTAACCAAGAAAATATTTTCTATTCTAACCTAAACCGAAAAATGGTTCGCAGGCAGCAACTAGCATCTCCCGTTTCGGAGTTTTTAGGGGTGTTAATGGTGGCCATTATTGTTTGGTATGGCGGTTCGTTAATTTTACACAACGATAAAAACGCACTTGCGGCGTCAGATTTTATCGCATACATAGCTATTTTCTCTCAAGTTATGCGACCGGCAAAAGCCATTGGCAATTCATTTAGTGGCATTCACTCTGGCATTGCCGCCGGCGAACGTGTGTTAGAACTGATAGACACCAAACCTGAACTTACCGACAAAGATAATGCAGCAACTTTAGCAGGTTTTAATAATGCTATTGTATTAAAAGATGTAAGCTTTTCGTACGGCGACAAGCAGGTTTTAAAAAACATCAATATCAAAGTTGAAAAAGGGAAAACGGTAGCATTAGTAGGACCATCTGGAGGAGGGAAAAGCACTCTAATGGATTTAATACCTCGCTTTCATGATCCTAAAAGTGGCTCCATATCGATTGATGGTTTCAATTATACCGACTTAAAGGTTGAAAGTATTAGAGCTCAAATGGGGATTGTTAACCAAGAATCTTTCTTATTTAACGACACCATATTCGCCAATATCGCCTATGGCAAACCAAATGCTACGGAAGAAGAAGTAATTAATGCTGCTAAAATTGCCAATGCCCATGATTTTATTGTGAATAGCGAAGATGGTTACCTTACAAATGTTGGAGATAGGGGCAACAAATTATCTGGCGGGCAAAGGCAACGAATTTGTATTGCCAGAGCGGTGTTGGCCAACCCACCAATTATGCTTTTAGATGAAGCTACTTCTGCCTTAGATACCGAATCGGAAAAGTTAGTTCAGAATGCTTTAAACAATCTGATGCAAAACCGTACTTCTATTGTTATTGCGCATAGGCTTAGTACCATACAACATGCTGATAAAATTGTGGTAATTGACAGAGGAGAGGTTGCCGAAGAAGGGAGCCACAGCGAACTTCTAGCTAAAAAGGGGCTGTATCACAGATTAATTGACATGCAGACTTTTAATGATTTAACTAAATGA
- a CDS encoding glycosyltransferase: MSKNKITRWIDRSNFKVCLILNRKYYYKTKTKGSLFAFYKDIFIYPLFAARFLLVLLQIFRFNSKLLISYPDQKLTSLSKKVSHYISVFAGLRYFIKEEYTPLYYEEKLPLSELSFCVNNSPKVSIIIPVYNQLNFTLNCLRSLKLNLSKEIPVEIIVINDASRDQTPQEIEKIAGLKLINNVQNLGFLLSCRKAIDESKGEYICLLNNDTVVLKGWLEGLLNTIEKDPLIGLVGSKLIHSFGLLQEAGSIIHDKGDCGNYGAFRDPNYYAYNFSREVDYCSGASLIFSRSDYEQLNGLDVQYTPAYYEDTDFCLSIKHLLHKKVVYQPLSALVHFEGVSSGKKAKKGNIKSYQAINKEKFANKWHEQLKYHLPYKDIEASIRRHIIGKTIVIIDSYLPRFDKESGSHRVYELVKIFKDLNFHLVFIPNDGIPEQPYFNLLTSNGIEVVTKYLGSKKFKKDVISACKNADYIWACRPELNKKYSFIRKHVPSAKWIYDTVDLHYIRLTREAALVSSEEIQAKADEFKTLELSLAEGADITVCITDVEQRLLQNEGISNTIVVPNIHTLPVRNNRADFDSRRDLLFVGSYDHTPNVDSVVWLCKEIMPIIWEKDANIKVHLVGNNPKPEVLCLANDHIKVHGYVEHLEPFFNSCRVFVAPLRYGAGMKGKIGQALSYGLPTVTTDIGSEGMGLNHQKNIFIANNIENFASSVLRLYQTEDLWNSISKNSIDAIQKYSPETISEYLKKNLFRYD, translated from the coding sequence ATGAGTAAGAATAAAATCACTAGATGGATTGACAGGAGCAATTTTAAGGTTTGTTTAATTCTTAATCGCAAGTATTATTATAAAACAAAAACCAAAGGATCACTTTTTGCTTTCTATAAAGATATTTTTATATACCCATTATTTGCAGCTAGATTTCTTTTGGTGTTATTGCAGATATTCAGGTTTAACTCTAAGCTTCTTATATCCTATCCAGATCAAAAACTAACATCCTTATCAAAGAAAGTTTCTCATTATATATCAGTTTTTGCAGGATTAAGGTACTTTATAAAAGAAGAATATACTCCTTTATATTATGAGGAAAAATTACCTCTTAGCGAGCTTTCTTTCTGTGTAAATAACTCGCCAAAAGTATCAATTATCATCCCCGTTTACAATCAGCTAAATTTTACTTTAAATTGTCTAAGATCGCTAAAGTTAAATTTATCAAAAGAAATCCCTGTAGAAATCATCGTAATTAACGATGCGTCTAGAGACCAAACGCCTCAAGAAATCGAAAAAATAGCTGGGTTAAAACTAATTAACAACGTTCAAAACTTGGGATTTCTACTGTCTTGTAGAAAAGCAATAGATGAGTCAAAAGGGGAGTATATCTGTTTATTAAACAATGATACTGTTGTACTTAAAGGTTGGCTTGAAGGACTTCTAAACACGATTGAGAAAGACCCTTTAATTGGACTTGTGGGTTCAAAATTAATACACTCATTTGGCTTGCTTCAAGAAGCTGGTAGCATTATCCACGACAAAGGAGATTGTGGGAACTATGGTGCATTTAGAGACCCGAATTATTATGCATATAATTTTAGTAGAGAAGTAGATTACTGCTCTGGAGCTAGTTTAATATTTAGTCGATCTGATTATGAGCAATTGAATGGTTTAGACGTTCAATATACTCCTGCATATTACGAAGACACTGACTTTTGTCTATCGATTAAACACCTACTCCATAAAAAAGTTGTGTACCAGCCTTTATCCGCTTTAGTACATTTTGAAGGCGTTAGCTCTGGGAAGAAGGCCAAAAAAGGAAACATTAAATCATATCAAGCAATCAATAAAGAAAAATTTGCCAATAAATGGCATGAACAACTTAAATACCATCTGCCGTATAAAGATATAGAAGCTAGTATCAGAAGACACATTATTGGCAAAACTATAGTAATTATAGACTCTTACCTTCCCAGGTTCGACAAGGAGTCTGGCTCTCATCGTGTTTATGAGTTAGTAAAGATTTTTAAAGATTTGAATTTCCACCTTGTTTTTATTCCAAACGATGGAATCCCAGAACAGCCTTACTTCAATTTATTAACCAGCAATGGAATTGAAGTAGTTACCAAGTATTTGGGGAGTAAAAAATTTAAAAAAGATGTCATCTCGGCTTGCAAAAATGCTGATTACATTTGGGCTTGTCGACCTGAATTAAATAAAAAATACAGTTTTATACGTAAGCATGTACCATCAGCAAAATGGATTTATGATACCGTGGATCTACACTATATCCGATTAACACGAGAAGCGGCATTAGTATCATCAGAAGAAATACAAGCTAAAGCTGATGAATTTAAAACACTAGAGCTTTCTTTAGCAGAAGGCGCTGATATTACTGTTTGCATTACTGACGTAGAGCAAAGGTTATTACAAAACGAAGGTATATCTAATACGATTGTTGTTCCAAACATACACACACTTCCTGTAAGAAACAATCGGGCAGATTTTGATAGCCGAAGAGATTTACTTTTTGTAGGTAGCTATGACCACACACCTAATGTAGATTCTGTAGTTTGGCTCTGCAAAGAAATTATGCCTATTATATGGGAAAAAGATGCGAACATTAAAGTCCATTTGGTAGGAAATAATCCTAAACCAGAGGTACTGTGTTTAGCAAACGACCACATAAAGGTACATGGCTATGTGGAACATTTAGAACCATTTTTTAATTCTTGTAGGGTTTTTGTTGCGCCCTTACGTTATGGCGCAGGTATGAAAGGTAAAATTGGGCAAGCTTTGAGTTACGGATTGCCAACTGTAACAACGGATATTGGATCGGAAGGAATGGGATTAAATCATCAAAAAAATATATTTATTGCAAACAATATCGAGAATTTTGCTTCTAGTGTATTAAGGCTATATCAAACAGAAGATTTATGGAACAGTATCAGTAAAAATTCTATAGATGCTATTCAAAAATATTCACCTGAAACGATTAGTGAGTATTTAAAGAAAAACCTGTTTAGATATGATTAA
- a CDS encoding glycosyltransferase, whose product MIKISIITINFNNQLGLEKTILSVINQTIKPFEYIIIDGGSTDGSKEIIESYSQSIQFWVSETDHGVYHAMNKGIEKATGDYLLFLNAGDRLYQNETIERVLSKMEDNVDLYYGDTEYEEPSRPNYIKYYPNILDFNYFYNFNISTSLASLKERYFIL is encoded by the coding sequence ATGATTAAAATCTCCATTATAACTATAAATTTTAATAACCAATTAGGATTAGAGAAAACTATTTTAAGCGTTATTAATCAGACTATTAAGCCTTTCGAATATATTATAATTGATGGCGGAAGTACAGATGGTAGCAAAGAAATCATTGAAAGCTATAGTCAATCAATTCAATTTTGGGTAAGCGAGACTGACCACGGTGTCTACCACGCTATGAACAAAGGTATTGAAAAAGCTACTGGAGATTATCTGTTGTTTTTAAATGCTGGCGACAGGCTGTATCAAAACGAGACCATTGAAAGGGTATTGTCTAAAATGGAGGATAATGTTGATTTATATTATGGCGATACGGAGTATGAAGAACCTTCAAGACCTAATTACATTAAATATTATCCTAATATTTTAGATTTTAATTATTTCTATAATTTCAATATTTCTACCAGTCTAGCTTCATTAAAAGAACGCTATTTCATACTGTAG
- the nusA gene encoding transcription termination factor NusA, translated as MNNINLIDSFQEFKDFKNIDRPTVISVLEEVFRSMLRKKYGTDENCDVIVNPDNGDLEIWRTRKVMEDGFSEDDDLEIELAEVHQYDADLEVGDDYIEQITLESFGRRAILAARQTLVSKVLELEKDEIFKKYKDRVGEIVTGEVYQVWKKETLVLDDEGNELLMPKTEQIPADYFKKGDAVRAVISKVDMVNATPKIIISRVAPEFLQRLFEIEVPEIFDGLITIKKIVREPGERAKVAVESYDDRIDPVGACVGMKGSRIHGIVRELKNENIDVINFTTNISLYIQRALSPAKITSIKLDDETKRASVYLKPDQVSLAIGRGGHNIKLAGKLTGYEIDVYREAGEEDEDVDLEEFSDEIDSWIIDELKAIGLDTAKSVLSLSLDELVKRTDLEEETIKEVVAILQSEFE; from the coding sequence ATGAACAATATTAATTTAATCGATTCTTTTCAAGAGTTTAAAGACTTTAAGAATATCGACCGCCCTACGGTAATTAGCGTATTAGAAGAGGTGTTTCGTAGCATGTTGCGTAAAAAATACGGAACAGATGAAAACTGCGATGTGATTGTGAACCCAGATAACGGAGATTTGGAGATTTGGAGAACCAGAAAAGTAATGGAAGATGGTTTTTCTGAGGATGATGATCTGGAGATTGAATTAGCGGAGGTACACCAGTATGATGCTGATTTAGAAGTTGGCGACGATTATATCGAGCAAATTACCTTAGAAAGTTTTGGCCGTAGAGCTATTTTAGCTGCCCGCCAAACCTTAGTTTCTAAAGTATTAGAGCTAGAAAAAGACGAAATCTTCAAAAAATATAAAGATAGAGTAGGCGAAATTGTAACAGGCGAGGTTTATCAAGTTTGGAAAAAAGAAACTTTGGTATTAGACGACGAAGGAAACGAATTGTTGATGCCTAAAACAGAGCAAATTCCAGCCGATTACTTTAAGAAAGGCGATGCAGTACGTGCCGTAATTTCTAAAGTAGATATGGTAAACGCTACACCTAAAATTATCATTTCTAGGGTAGCTCCAGAATTTTTGCAACGTTTGTTCGAAATTGAGGTTCCAGAAATTTTCGACGGTTTAATTACTATCAAGAAAATTGTTCGCGAACCAGGAGAACGTGCTAAAGTTGCTGTAGAATCTTACGATGATAGAATTGACCCAGTAGGCGCTTGTGTGGGTATGAAAGGTTCTCGTATCCACGGTATCGTGAGAGAATTGAAAAATGAAAATATTGACGTAATTAACTTCACAACCAATATTTCGTTATATATTCAACGTGCTTTAAGCCCAGCAAAAATCACTTCTATTAAATTAGATGATGAAACCAAGCGTGCATCGGTTTATTTAAAGCCAGATCAAGTATCATTGGCAATTGGTCGCGGTGGGCACAATATCAAACTAGCTGGTAAGTTAACCGGTTATGAAATAGATGTTTATCGTGAGGCTGGCGAAGAAGATGAGGATGTGGATTTGGAAGAATTCTCAGACGAAATCGATAGCTGGATCATCGATGAATTAAAAGCAATCGGTCTAGATACCGCAAAAAGTGTATTGTCACTTTCTTTAGATGAGTTAGTGAAAAGAACCGATCTAGAAGAAGAAACAATCAAAGAAGTAGTTGCTATTCTACAATCAGAATTCGAATAA
- the rimP gene encoding ribosome assembly cofactor RimP, giving the protein MQLEKRVRELVEEKIADRPELFLVDVKMLPNNKLVIHVDGDQGISIQDCVAISRHVGFHLEEENAIETAYNLEVSSPGVGEPLRLTRQFAKNIGRELALKLANGDKKEGKLLAANETSITIEEQVKEKGKKVQLVSSQIALNDITETKVLISFK; this is encoded by the coding sequence ATGCAGCTAGAAAAGAGAGTTAGAGAACTGGTAGAAGAGAAAATTGCAGATAGGCCAGAGTTGTTTTTGGTTGATGTTAAGATGTTGCCTAACAACAAGTTGGTTATCCATGTAGATGGCGATCAAGGTATCAGTATCCAAGATTGTGTGGCAATAAGCAGGCATGTTGGTTTTCATTTAGAAGAAGAAAATGCAATTGAAACCGCATACAATCTTGAAGTATCTTCTCCTGGTGTTGGAGAGCCGTTAAGATTAACCCGGCAATTTGCCAAAAATATTGGTAGAGAATTGGCGTTAAAATTAGCTAATGGCGATAAAAAAGAAGGTAAGCTGCTAGCTGCAAACGAAACCTCAATTACCATTGAGGAGCAAGTGAAAGAAAAAGGAAAAAAAGTGCAATTGGTAAGTAGCCAAATCGCTTTAAACGATATAACAGAAACAAAGGTTTTAATTTCATTTAAATAG
- a CDS encoding phage holin family protein, whose product MKLILEVLLMGLAVMLGAFLVPGVSVDGYGSALLAAILIAVTNATIGLVLRFFTFPLNFLTLGLVSFIISVLMILLVDHWMSGFNTSGFLSAAVLAIAVAVIKMILDAAFGVQKS is encoded by the coding sequence ATTAAACTAATTTTAGAAGTATTATTAATGGGACTTGCAGTAATGCTGGGTGCATTTTTGGTTCCGGGTGTTTCTGTAGATGGTTACGGAAGTGCCCTACTTGCTGCCATTTTAATTGCCGTAACCAACGCCACCATTGGGCTGGTGCTGAGGTTTTTTACCTTTCCGCTAAACTTTTTAACCCTGGGTTTGGTTTCCTTTATTATTTCTGTATTGATGATTTTATTGGTAGATCACTGGATGAGCGGTTTCAACACCTCTGGATTTCTATCGGCGGCAGTTTTAGCCATTGCTGTTGCAGTAATTAAGATGATATTAGATGCTGCTTTTGGGGTACAAAAATCATGA
- a CDS encoding acyl-CoA dehydrogenase — translation MHFELSEEQQMIRQAARDFAQNELKPGVIERDEHQKFPAAQVKSMGELGFLGMMVDPKYNGGGMDTVSYALVMEELSKIDASASVVVSVNNSLVCYGLEKYGTEAQKEKYLKPLASGEKIGAFCLSEPEAGSDATSQHTTAEDKGDHYLLNGTKNWITNGGTASTYLVIAQTHPELKHKGINAFIVEKGTPGFTIGPKENKLGIRGSDTHSLMFNDVKVPKENRIGEDGFGFKFAMKTLEGGRIGIAAQALGIAAGAYELALAYAKERKAFGKPIADHQAIAFKLADMATQIEAARLLVYKAAWMKDQGLPYTLEGSMAKLFASKVAMDVTVEAVQIHGGYGFVKEYHVERLMRDAKITQIYEGTSEIQKLVISRSVLS, via the coding sequence ATGCACTTTGAATTGAGCGAAGAGCAGCAAATGATTAGGCAGGCTGCTAGGGATTTTGCCCAAAATGAATTAAAACCTGGAGTAATAGAAAGAGACGAACATCAGAAGTTTCCGGCAGCGCAAGTAAAAAGCATGGGCGAGCTCGGCTTTTTAGGAATGATGGTTGATCCAAAATACAATGGAGGTGGTATGGATACCGTTTCGTACGCCTTAGTGATGGAAGAGCTTTCTAAAATAGATGCTTCGGCCTCGGTGGTGGTTTCTGTGAACAATTCTTTGGTTTGCTACGGGCTAGAAAAATACGGAACAGAAGCACAAAAAGAGAAATACTTAAAGCCTTTAGCGTCTGGCGAAAAAATCGGCGCCTTCTGTCTTTCTGAACCAGAAGCAGGTTCTGATGCAACATCGCAACACACCACGGCAGAAGATAAAGGAGATCATTACTTGCTTAATGGTACCAAAAACTGGATTACCAATGGTGGCACTGCCAGTACGTATTTGGTAATTGCACAAACCCATCCAGAGCTAAAACACAAAGGCATCAATGCGTTTATTGTAGAAAAAGGAACACCGGGGTTTACCATTGGCCCAAAAGAAAATAAACTGGGTATTAGGGGTTCTGATACGCATTCTCTAATGTTTAATGATGTAAAAGTGCCAAAAGAGAATCGCATTGGCGAAGACGGATTTGGCTTTAAGTTTGCCATGAAAACTTTAGAAGGCGGACGTATTGGCATTGCTGCACAAGCACTCGGTATTGCTGCGGGTGCTTATGAGTTAGCACTAGCTTATGCCAAAGAGCGTAAAGCGTTTGGGAAGCCAATTGCAGATCACCAAGCTATTGCTTTTAAATTAGCAGATATGGCTACACAAATAGAAGCAGCAAGGTTGTTGGTATACAAAGCCGCTTGGATGAAAGACCAAGGCTTGCCATATACTTTAGAAGGCTCTATGGCCAAATTATTTGCAAGTAAGGTAGCCATGGATGTTACCGTTGAGGCCGTGCAAATACATGGTGGCTATGGTTTTGTAAAAGAGTATCACGTAGAACGATTAATGAGGGATGCCAAAATTACCCAGATTTATGAAGGCACTTCCGAAATACAAAAACTGGTAATCAGCAGAAGTGTTTTATCTTAG